The following is a genomic window from Bordetella sp. H567.
GCAAGCAGGCCATCGAGCGCGGACGCGAATTGCTGGCCAGCGTCGGGCTGGCCGACAAGGAGAACGCGCATCCGCCGCAGTTGTCCGGCGGCCAGCAGCAGCGCGTTGCCATCGCGCGCGCCCTGGCCATGCAACCCAAGGCGATCCTGTTCGACGAACCGACGTCGGCGCTCGACCCGGAACTGGTGGGCGACGTGCTGGGCGTCATGCGCAAGCTGGCCGACGACGGCATGACCATGGTCGTCGTTACGCACGAAATCAGCTTCGCCCGCGAAGTGGCCGATCGCGTCCTGTTCTTCGATGCCGGCGTGGTGGTGGAACAGGGCGTCGCGCGCGAAGTGCTGAATCATCCCACCCATCCGCGCACGCAGGACTTCCTGCGCCGCGTGCTGCATCCCATGTAAGGATCGCCCCATGTCGCACGACGCCTCCCTGGATGCCCGCGCCGCGTTGTATCGCAATGGCAAGGAACCCTTCCCCCTGTCGCCGTCGCTGTGGACGGCGACGGCCGCGGCCGCGCCTCCGACCGATGCCCTGGCCGGCGCGGCGCAGGCCGACGTCGTCGTGATCGGCGGCGGCTACGCGGGGCTGAGCACCGCGCTGCATCTGGCGGAGCGGGGAATCAAGGCCGTGGTGCTGGAGGGTCGCGAAATCGGCTTCGGCGGCTCCGGCCACAACGGCGGCCAGGTCATTCCCGGCCTGAAGTACGACCCGGACGAACTGCTGGCCCGTTATGGCCCGGAACGCGGGGAACAGGTCATCGATTTCGCGGGGCGTACCGCCGACTTCGTATTCGATCTGATAGAGCGCCACGGCATGGACGTCCCGCGCAGGCGCGCGGGATGGATCCAGGGCGCGCATACGCCGCAGGCCCTGGCGCTGGCGCACCGGCGCGCGGCCCAATGGGCCCGGCGCGGTGTGGATGCGCGGCCCCTGGACCGCGAGCAGGTCGGCGCCTTGCTCGGCACCGACAAATACCTGGGCGGCTGGATCGACGGCCGGGCCGGCAGCATACAACCCCTGAGCTATGTCCGCGGACTGGCGCGCGCGGCGATGAACGCCGGCGCGCGCGTGCACACGGCCAGCCCGGTGGTGAGCTTGAAGCGCGACGGCGGCAAATGGACCGCCACGACCGCGTCCGGTTCGACGGTGACCGCCGACCGCGTGGTGATGTGCACCAACGCCTACGGCGCCGGGCTGTGGCCCGGCCTGAAGCCCACCATCATCGACGCCAATACGTTCCAGGTGGCCACGCGCCCGCTGCCCGACCACGTGCGCGCCAGCATCCTGCCGCAGGGGCAGGTGTGCTCGGATACCCGCAATCTGCTGCTGTATTTCCGCCTGGACCACCAGGGCCGGCTTTTGATGGGCGGCCGCGGCCCGTTTCGCGAACCGCGCGGCGACGGGGACTGGCGGCACCTGGAGCGCGTGATGGTGAAGATGTTCCCGCGCGTGGCAGGCGTGCCTTTTGAATTTCGCTGGTGCGGCCGCGTCGCGATCACCCGGGATTACCTGCCCCACCTGCACGAGCCGGAACCGGGGCTGTTGATCGACATCGGCTGCCAGGGTCGCGGGGTCGGCCTGCAGACCGCGATGGGCAAGGCCATGGCCGACTATGTCGCCACCGGCAACCCGGCGGCGCTGCCCGTGCCGCTGTCCGGCATCAAGCCTTTTCCCCTCTACGGCCTGCGGCGCCTGTACGTCAATGCCGTGGTGACCTGGTATCGCCTGACCGACGGGGGCGTATGACTTCGTAGCCCCTTGTAGCGAGGTGGTACGTAACCCGCCGGGGCGAGGTGTTTGCCCACCGCGCCGCGCGCGGTTCGAGGATTTCCGGATGGCGCAGTCTCTCGCTCTCAACGGTGCATTGGAAAACCTCAGCCTCCTTTCCGGCTCGCCCTTCGCGGTGCAGCTGCCGGGGGGGCCTCAGACACGCCATCGGAAGCGGCGGTCCCGCCTTCACGCTGACCTTTTACACGCGTGCCGCGGCCGTTGAACACCGCGGAAAACCGCCTGCACGACCTGCGCCATTGCGACCGTGACCCTGCGCGCGCCAGGGCCAATGCCCGCTTCCATTACGGATTGGGCACGCCGTTCTACAAGCCGTAGCTGGACCGGCCCTGATGACGTACAGGTGCGGCTATTGGGACGAACATCGCGCGGCCGGTGACACCGGCCGCCCGCGCCGGGTGCTGATCGGCGGCCTATTGAGGTTAACCATTATTCCAACCGACAGCCGCGCTTCCTAAGATGCGGGTTCCACCATCGCCGCGATTCTCGCGGAAGCTTTTTCCGCGAGCGGCGCGAGATGCACTGAGGAAACGCTTTTTGGCTACGACAGCAACTTCGGCCGTGGATGCGGAGCGCGCCGTGGTCAGGCGGCGCGCCCGCTTTCCTTGGGCGCGTCTTCTGCACCGGGCGTTTGTCGCACTGATGTACTTCTTCATGCTGTGCCCGCTGATCGTGGTGGTATGGCTCAGTTTCTTCAAGGACGCCATCCTCTATTTCCCGCCGTCGGGCTACACGCTGCAGTGGTATATCAAGGCCTGGGCCAACGAAGCGTTCGCCAACGGCTTCGTCTTCAGCCTGCAGGTGGCGCTGCTGGCGGCGGTATGCGGGGTCGTGCTGGGCGTGATGGCGGCGCTGGGCGTCATGCGCTACCGCTTCGCCGGCGCGGCCTCGGTCAACACCATGCTGCTGTCGCCGCTGCTGGTGCCCGGCATCGTGGCGGGCATCGCCATCTACCTGTTCTATCTGCGCGCCGAGAACCTGCTGGATCGGGACCTCGTGGGCACCTACGGGGGCCTGGTGATCGCCCATGTTTGCCTGACCATTCCATGGACCGTGCGGCTGGTCACGGCCAGCATGGCGGGCCTGGACCCGTCCATCGAGGAAGCCGCGCGCAACCTGGGCGCGAGTGCGCCGGTGGCCTTCGTACGCATTACGCTGCCCATGCTGCGCCCCGCCATTGTCGCCGCGGGCCTGTTCAGTTTCATCGTGTCGTTCGAGAACCTGGAACTGTCGCTCTCGCTGGTGGGGCCCGGTCATACGACCTTGCCGATCGCCATCATGCAGTACCTGGAATTCAATCTGGACCCGACCATCGCCGCGGTTTCGTCCGTGCAGATCCTCCTGCTGGGGCTGATCATGCTGGTGACCGACCGCTTCGTCAAACTCAGCCAGGTAGTGTGAGCACATGGCCAAGGTGTCTTTGGAAAACCTTCATAAGCAATTCGGCGCCTCGGTGGCGGTAGCGGACTTTTCGCTGGAAATCGCCGATGGCGAACTGGTCGCCTTCCTGGGCCCCAGCGGATGCGGCAAGACCACGACCTTGCGCATGATCGCCGGCTTCCTGGCGCCGTCGGCAGGCACCATCCGCATCGGCGGCAAGGACGTGACGGACCTGCCCGTGCACAAGCGCGATACGGGCATGGTGTTCCAGCGCTATGCCTTGTTCCCCCACATGACGGTGGCGCAGAACGTCGCCTTCGGCCTGGAGATGCACAAGGTGCCTGCCGCGGAGCGCGACAGCCGCATCCGCGAGGTGCTGGACATGGTGCGCATGGCCTCGCTGCGCGACCGCTATCCGCGCCAGCTCTCGGGCGGACAGCAGCAGCGGGTGGCGATCGCGCGCGCGCTGGCCATCCAGCCCAAGGTGTTCCTGCTGGACGAACCGCTGTCCAACCTGGACGCCAAGCTGCGGCTGGAGGTGCGCGAGGAAATCCGCGCGCTGCAGCAGCGCCTGGGCCTGACCACGGTATTCGTGACGCACGACCAGGAAGAGGCCCTGGCGGTGGCCGATCGCATGGCCATCATGCATGACGGCAAGGTGCAGCAGGTGGGCACGCCGGACGCGCTGTACGAGCGGCCCGCCAACCTCTTCGTGGCGGACTTCCTGGGCAAGATGAATTTTTTCCAGGGCCGCCTGGCGGAAGACGGCGTGTTCGGCACTGAAAAAGGCACCCGCATCCGTGTCGAGGGCGGGCCACCCGCCGCGCGCCACATGGGCGTGCGGCCGGAGCGCGTGCGGCTGGCGTCGCAGCCCGGCGACGGCAATGCGCTGCCGGGCGTGGTGGAATCCACCGTGTACCTGGGCGCGCAGCTGGAAGTGCGCGTCAAGCTGGAAAGCGGCGAGGCCATCCTGAGCCAGCTGGCCAACGGATCGGGCCGCGCATCGCATCCCGGCGCGGGGACGCACGGCCTGCCGGCACAGGCGGGGGGGCGCGTGTATGCCTGCTTCGAACCGGCCGATTGCGTGATGTTCGCGGACTGAGGCGGCGTTCATGAACCCATCGGCCTCCGCATCGACGCCCGCCTCCACCGCCGCCGCGCGGCCCGTGCGCCTGGGCGCCGGCCTCGCTTTTCCGGCCTCGCTGGTGGTGCTGCTGATCATCATGGTGCCGCTGCTGCAGCTGGTGCGCTACAGCTTCAATCATTTCGATCCGGCCGAGATGATGCAGCAGGCCTTCACGCTGGAGAACTATGCGAAGTTCTTCGGCGATGCCTACTACCGCAATGTCTTCCTGACCACCATCGGGGTGGCGGCCCTGTGCACGGTGCTTGCCCTGGTGCTGGGATTCCCGGTGGCCTATTTCCTGGCCCGGACGGACAGCCGCCACAAAAGCCTGCTGGTGATCCTGCTGGTGTTCCCGCTGATGGTGGGCAGCGTGGTCCGGGCGGCCGGTTGGATGGTGATCCTTGGCAATGCGGGAATCGTCAATGCGACGCTGAAGGCGCTGGGGCTGGTCGGGCATTCCGTGCAGCTGATGTACACGCCCACCGCCGTGGTCGTCGGCACCACCGCCGTGGTCATGCCGTATCTGATCCTGACGCTGCAAAGCGTGCTGGAAGGCATGGATTTTTCGGTGGAGGAAGCGGCGCGCAACCTCGGCGCGGATTTCCTGACCACCTTCCGCCGCATCGTGCTGCCGATCGCCGCGCCCGGCGTCGCCGCCGGCACCATGCTGGTGTTCATCCTCTGCATGAACGCCTATGCCACGCCGGTGCTGCTGGGTGGGACCGGGCTGACCATGATGGCGCCCGCCCTGTACGACCAGATCACGCGGGCGTCCAATTGGCCCTTCGGTTCGGCCATGGCGCTGATCCTGGTCTGCGCAACCCTGTTGATGGCCTTGCTCTCGAACTGGCTTATCCATCGCCGCTATGTGAAAACCATGGCGTCCTGAACCTATCCCATCCGCCGCACGGAGCCCCGTATGACTGCTTTCCTGTTCAAGAACGCCAACCTGCTGGATCCGGATTTTCCCGAGCTGCGCGAAGGCATGCACGTGCTGGTGGAAGACGGCGCGATCAAGGAGGTGTCCGACCGACCCATCGCCGCGCAGTCCGCGCGCCCGATCGATGTGCGCGGGCGCACGCTGATGCCCGGCCTGATCGACCTGCACGCGCACGTGATGGCGACACAGCTGAACCTGAGTACCCAGGGTATGCTGCCGGATGCGCTGGTCATGATGCGGTCCGTGCCCATCATGGCCGCGATGCTGCGGCGCGGCTTCACGACGGTGCGCGACGCCGGCGGCGCGGGTTGGGGCCTGAAGTGCGCGGTGGAGGAAGGCACGGTCGTCGGGCCGCGGCTGTTCATCTCCGGCCGCGCCATCAGCCAGACCGGCGGCCATGGCGACCCCCGTCCCCGGTCGGATCACCTGCGCCCGATGAGCTTCTGCGGCTGCTGCTTCCGCGCGGGCGACATAGGCCGGGTAGCCGACGGTGTCGACGAAGTGCGCAAGGCCGTGCGCCAGGAATTGCAGATGGGGGCCGACCAGATCAAGATCATGGCCTCCGGTGGCGTGGCGTCGCCGACGGACCCGATCGCGTCCTTCGGCTACTCCGAAGACGAGATCCGCGCCATCGTCGCCGAAGCCCGAGGCCGCCAGACCTATGTGCTGGCGCATGCCTACACGGCGGAAGCGATCAGCCGAGCCGTCAAGTGCGGCGTGCGCACCATCGAACACGGCAACCTCATCGACGAAGACACGGCCGCCGTCATGGCCTCGCATGGGGCCTATGTGGTGCCGACCCTGATCACCTACGAAGCCCTGGCCAACGAGGGCGCGGATTATGGCCTGCCGCCCGACAGCGTCGCCAAGATCGCCACCGTGCGCACCGCGGGCCTGCATTCGCTGGAGATCTACAAGCGGGCCGGCGTCAAGATGGGGTTCGGTTCGGACCTGCTCGGCCCGTCGCAGCGCCTGCAGAGCGACGAATTCCGCCTGCGCGCGCAGGTACTGACGCCGCACGAGGTCATACAGAGCGCGACCAGCGTCGCCGCCGAGGTCCTGCGCATGGACAACCGCCTGGGGCGCATCGTGCCGGGCGCGATCGCCGACGTGCTGGTGGTGGACGGCAACCCGTACAAGGACGTGTCCTGCCTGCTGGGCCAGGGTGACCATATTCCCCTGGTCATGAAGGACGGCAAGATATTCCACGACATGATGGAGGCCTGAGCGATGGCGATCGAGAACCCCTATGCCAATGTGGACGTCGGCGAGGAATCACGCGCCATGAACGCGGCCAAGGGCTGGCATCCGCCGGCGGCGGCCACCGCGCGCGACCGCGGCGACGGCCCGTTCAAGCGCCTGGTGCTGCGCGGCGCGACCATCATCGACGGCACCGGCGCGCCGCCCTGGGGGCCGGTGGACATCGTGGTGGAGAACGATCGCATCGCCGCGCTGGTCCTGGTGGGAACGCCGCACAAGCCCATCCAGCCCGGCCGCCGCCCACCGCCCGGCGACCACGAAGTGGATTGCCACGGCAAGTTCGTCACGCCCGGGTTCGTCGATTCGCATGCGCACATCGGCACGCCCTACCACACCATGAGCGGCGTCGCGCCGCCGGCCGACTACATCTACAAGCTGTGGCTGGCGCACGGCGTGACGACCGTGCGCGAAATGGGGTCGATGAACGGCCTGGGCTGGAACCTGGACCAGAAGGACAAGTCGGAACGCAACGACATCGCCGCGCCGCGCATCCTGGCCCACGTCGTGTTCCCGGCCGTGAACGACCGCGTCAAGACCATCCATACGCCCGAACAGGGCCGCGAATGGGTGCGCAAGATCAAGGCGCGCGGCGCCGACGGGATCAAGTTCTTCGGTGCGCCGCCCGCCATCATGCAGGCCGCGCTGGACGAGGCGGCCAAGGTCGGCTTGCGCTCGGGCTGCCACCACGCGCAGATGGCGGTGACGCGCGTGAACGCCCTGAAGTCGGCGCAATGGGGCTTGACCAGTTCGGAGCACTACTACGGCCTGCCCGAAGCGCTGTTCGAAAACCGCGTGGTCCAGGACTTTCCGACCGACTACAACTACGGCGACGAATACTTTCGTTTCGCGCTGGCCGGGCAGACCTTCATGCAGGCGGCACAGCCCGGCAGCGCGAAATGGCGCGAAGTCATGGATCGTTTCCTCGAACTGGACCATACCTTCGTTCCCACCTTCAATATCTACGACGCCAACCGCGACCTGATGCGGGCGCGCCGCGCCGACTGGCACGACGACTACACCTGGAATGCCATCTGGAAATACTTCCAGCCGCAGCGCGGCGGGCACGGGGCCTATTGGTATCGCTGGAGCACCACCAACGAGATCGAATGGAAGCAGAACTACCGCCTGTGGATGCAGTTCATCAACGAGTACAAGAACCTGGGTGGCCGCGTGTGCGCCGGCAGCGATTCCGGATTCATCTTCCAGATATACGGTTTCGGTTTCGTGCGCGAGCTCGAACTCTTGCAGGAGGCGGGCTTCCACCCGCTGGAGGTGTTGCGCGCGGCCACCTCGCTGGGGGCGGACCTGCTGGGTATCGGCGACGATACGGGCTCGGTGGACGTGGGCAAGCGCGCGGACCTGCTGGTGCATGACCAGAACCCGCTGGAAGACTTCAAGCTGCTGTACGGCACCGGCGCCATGCGCCTGAACGACGACACCGGCAAGGTGGAATGGAAACGCTCGCTGCGCTACACCGTCAAGGCCGGCGTGGTGTACGACACCGAACAGTTGCTGGCCGATGTGCGCACGCTGGTCAAGGACAGCTGGGAAGGAGATCCCGATGGACCGCCCCACGCCCGTTGACCTCATCGTGCTGTCCGGCTTCCTGGGCAGCGGCAAGACCACGCTGCTGGTGGACTTCCTGCGCGGGCCCGACGCCGGCGATACCGGCGTGATCGTCAACGAAGTCGGCGAAATCGGCGTGGACGGTGCCATTGTGGCGGATGGCGGCGGCGGCGTGCCCATGACCTTGCTGGCCAATGGCTGCGTGTGCTGCTCGCTGCGCAGCGGGCTCGTGGATACGGTGAACGCGCTGTTGAACGCGCCGCGTCCCGGCGGCAGGCCGCTGGCCCGCATCATCCTGGAGACCAGCGGGCTATCCCGGCCGGGCCCCATCATCGCGTCGCTGGCCGATCCGGAACTGGCCGCGCATGGCCTGCGCCTGTCCGTGGTGACCACCTACGACTGCGCACGCGGCGCGCTGGGCGACGAACAGTTCGAGGAAGCGGCCGCGCAGTTCGCGGCGGCCCAGCGCATCGTGTTGACCAAGACAGACCTGGCGTGCGCGGACGAAACGGCGGGTTTCGCCCTGGCCACGCATGTGTCGCGTGCGCGCGCGCTGAATCCGCTGGCACAGATCGTCGCGGAAAGCGACCGCCCCCGCGCCGTCGCGCAGGCTTTCGCCCCGTTGCCCGGCACATCGGCCACCGATATGGCGCTAAGCGCCTTGTCCGCGGCGGGCGCCGCGGGTATCGGCGGCACGGCGTTACGGCATCCGCGCATCCACGTGTGGCGGGGCAAGGTGCGGCAGCCCATGGCCTGGTCCGCGTTCTCGACATGGCTGGACGATCTGGCGGGCCTGTGCGGCGACCGGCTCCTGCGCCTGAAGGCGCTGCTGCGGGTCACCGATTGCGCGGAACCCGTGCTGATCCAGAGCGTGGGAACAACCTTCGGCATGCCGCGCCGCATGGCTACGCTGTCGCCGGACCAGGACGTGTTGATCGTCATTACCCGCGACCTGGACGCCGACGCGCTGCGGGAATTGCCGCCCGGGTCGCCCGTCGTCCTGGAGGCCTTCGCATGAGCTTTTGTTTTGGTTATCCGTCTCGTCAACCTACTTAACGGACAGGGGGTCGTCCATGAACCATGAAAACCCGCGGCGCCGCCGCTTTCTGAAGACCGCCGGCGGACTGGCGTTGGCACCCGCCTTGCCGCTGCTGCCGGCACTGGCCCGCGCGGCCGGCAAGGAGGTGATCGTCGGAACCTGGGGCGGGGACTACCAGAACCTGCTGCAGCAATACATCTCGCCCCTGGTCGCCAAGCAGGACATCGGCGTGGTATTCGATACGGGCAACGCGGTGCCGCGCCTGACCAAGCTGCGCTCCGAACGCAATTCGCGCCGGGGCAGCATGGACGTTGCGCTGCTGGGCGAGGTGGACATGTACGATGCGTCTCGCTCGGGGGCGCTGGCGTCGATCCAGGAACACCAGGCAGCCATGCCCAACCTGGCCAATGTGTACGACCAGTTCAAGACGCCGTATTCCATCCCGCACATTTTCAGCGCGATGACGCTGGTCTACAACACGCAGCAGTTTTCGTCGCCGCCCGATTCGGTGCAGATCATGCTGGATCCGAAGTACCAGGGCCGCGTCGGGTTTTCCGACATTCTTTACCTGTATAACGGCCTGTTCGTCGGCGCCGGACAGAGCGGCGGCCGCTTCTCCAGCTTCGAGCCGGGCAAGAAATTCCTGGAGCAACTGGTCAAGAACAAGCCGCGGGTCTATCCGTCGAACGAGGCGGTGGCGACGGCGTTCAAGTCCGGGGAAATCTGGCTGGCCTGCATGTGGAAGGCGCGCGCGCTGCAATGGCGCGATGCCGGCCTGCCCTTGGGGTTCGCGATTCCCAAGGAAGGCACCATACCGGTGACGTTCGAAGGCGCGGTGCCGAAGAACGCGCGTAATCCGGATGCGGCGTGGGCGTATCTGAATGCGCTGCTGGAGCCGGAGGGGCAGGTCCATTTCGCGCGTGCGATGGGCTACGCGCCCACCGTCCATAACGCACCCGTGCCGCCGGATCTGCAGCAGCGTGTCGGCTTCACCGACGAGGAATTGAAGCGCATCTATCCCTACGACCTGGAGAAGCTGGTCACCACCAAGGCGGAGTTCCTGGATTACTGGACGAAGTCATTCAAGGGGGCGCTGTAGGGGCAGCTGCGTTTGGCGGGAATGGATCGCCGTGGCGGATACGGCGGTCCATTTCGCGTATCGGGCGGCGATATCCACTACGACCGCCGCCTTCGGTCAGAACCGAACTTTCACATTGGCCGCGACACCATTCTGCCGGACGCCGTCGCCGAGCTGGCCCTGGTACGACAGATCCACGCGGACATTCCTGGCGACCTGGACGTTCAGCCCTGCCTCCAGAATGGCCGCGTCCACGGCGACCGGCACGCCGGACACGGTGAAGGGCGATCCGGCGGGCAAGGATTGCGTGGCGGTCGGTGTCGTGCTTCCGAAGGCGTGGCGCCAGCCGACCATGCCGTGCAGGATGGCAGTGGTGCCGCCTGCTTCCAGGCGCTGTGAAGCGCGCAGGCCCAATGTGGTGTACGTCACGCCGGTGTTATCGCTGCGGCCCGACAGCCCGGTGTCGCCGTCCTCATCGAAACGCTGCGTGTGCAGATTGGCGTACGCGATACCGGCGTAGGGCTCGAAGGTCGCCGTACCGTATTGCAGCGCGTAGCCCGCTTCGCCGAAGACCTGCGCGGTGTCACCGTCATACGTGGCCTTGTCCCTCGCGCCCGTGAACCCCGCGAAGGCCACATCGCGTTGGGTGTCGATGCGATGCCAGGTATTGGCGGCGCCCAGGCGCAGCGCCAGGCCGCCGACCTGCGTGCCCGCGTACGCTGCCAAGGTGTAGCTGTCGATGTCCGCGCTGCTGGCGCGGCCGTCCACGTTCAGGTCGGTGCGGTCGTAGCCCGCCGCCACGCCGGCGCGCCAATTCGAGGCCACCGGGAAGTCGGCGCCGAACATGAAGCCGCCGATGCTGCGGTCCAGCTTGGCGGCATTGCCGTTGCCGTCGATGTCGCCCCAGGCGCCATAGGCCTGGCCCCACACCGCCGACCGGCTGGGCGCCGGCAGCGGCGTGGCGTCGCCCGCGCCGGCAAGGCGGGCTGGTGCCGCCGCGCCATCGGCGAAGGCCGCGCGCAGGCGGTTGTTGATGGCGTCGCGCGCGAAGTGGCTGTCCTCCAGCAGGGAGGTTTCCAGGCTGGCATGGATTTCTCCGGACAGGCTGTCGAAGGCAGCACGCGCGTCCTGCGGATCGTTCATCAGCGCGATGGTGTCGTGCACGAACTGGCCATACGGCTGGCTGTCCGCCCCGTTGGCCACGGCGCGCTGGTTGCCGGTCCTTGCGATGTCGGCGTAGCGTGTGGCATTGCGGTCGAAGGCCACGTAGACGTGGTTGGGGTCATAGGACAGCGCGGGTTGCAGGAACAGCATCTGCGTCGCGCTGGAGATCGATCCGTAGCTGCCGCTCACGCCCTGCCCGGCCGACAGGATGGTGTAGCGCAGGCCGGGGGTGATCTGCGTGCCCGGCATGGGCGTCACCGTCACGTTGCCGGCCAGCGATGCGGTGCCCGCGACCTCGATGAGGTCGGACTGCCCGGCGTTGGCGACTTCGACCTGGTAGGTGGAGCCGGCCAGCTGGGCATAGTCGCCGGTGAGCGTCAGCGTACCGATCGAATGACCCGGCGCGATGGTCCCTGCGACCTGGACGCTGCCCAGCGTGCCGTTGCCGTTCAGCAGCGCGCCTTGCGCGATGGTCAGGGTGCCGCCCAGCGCGCCTTGCACGTCCAGGCTGCCGCCCTGGGCGACGGTGACGCCATGGGCGTACTGCTGATTGCCCGTCAGCACCCAGCTGCCGCCGCTGACGGTCAGGTTTTCGAAGTTGACCGCGCCCGCGAAGGTGCCGCTGCCGATCAGGTTGACCGTGTCGTTGCCGGCGCCGCCGTCGACCAGGCCGACGATGCGCGAGCCGGTCCGCAGGTTCAAGGTGTCGTCGCCGCCGCCCAGGTCCAGCGCCAGGCCGTTGCCGCCTTCGATCAGTCCGGAGTTGGTGACGTTATCGGCCTGGGTGCCGACGATCTTGATGGCAAAACCCGTCACGCCGCGTATCGTTCCTTCGTTGACCAGCGTGGTCGCGTGAGGCGCCGCGCCTTCCGCGCTGTCGTCGATCAGGATGCCGTTGGCCTGGCCGCTGATGATGGACTGGGCCGTCAGGTTGCGGATGGTACCGCCACCCGCGGCAACGCCTTCGCTATTGTTGGGCGAGCCGTCCTTCTGGCCCTTGGCCCCGACGCCCTGGATGGTGCCGTAGTTCGTGATGTCGGCCTTGCCGTCGATGTCCACGCCGTCGCCGTCGCCGTTCACGGACGTGGTGTCGATGGCGCCGGTGATGGTGCCGCGGTTCACTACCCTGCCGTCGCCGTCCGAGCCCACCCCCGAGCCGTTGCGGCCGATGATGGTGCCGCCCGCTTCGTTGATCACGTCGACGTTGACATCGCTGGTGATGCCGTGGCGCGCGCCGGAGATCAGGCCTCCCGCGTAGTTGTGCACCGATGCGGCATGGCCCTGCAGGTCGACGCCGTCATTGGATGGATCGTTGTCCGGGTCGCCGGAGGTGTTGGCCGGCGCATTGGCAACGATGCTGCCCCAGTTGTTGACCATCCCGCCTTCGCCGGGGCGTATGGCATCGGCGTCCTGAGCCTGGATCAGGCCGCCGGCGCGGTTGTTGATGACCACGTTGCCGGCGGTATTGATCTTGTCGAAGTCGATGGCTTGCCCGCTGGCCGAGGTGATGGTGCCGGCGTTCTCGATGACGATGCGCCCCACGGCGATATCGCCGTTGATGCGCACGCTGTCGTCGCTGGTGGTGATGAGCCCGCCCGCGCCATTGGTCAGCGTGAAATTGAAAGGCGAACCGGCGGTGCTGCCGTTCGTGTCGATGCCGCGGTTGCCGGACTTCAGCGTACCGGCGTTGACGATGCTGATGCCAGGCGCCGGGACGGACGTATCCATCGTGAGCGACGTGCCGGAGGTGTTGATGGTGCCGCCGGCCTGGATGGTCACGCTGTCGGTGCCGGATATCGTGCGGCGGGTGGTATCGGTCTTGCCCGCGCCGATGACCACCGGCGATGCCCCATGCGCGGCAAACGTGGCCATCACGAACGCCAGGGCGGCCATCAGCGCCGCGGGCGCCATGGGTTTATGCAACTTCGACATGCGTACGAGCCCCTCTTCGTGGGTGAGATCAAAGGGCCGTAACGCTACGTGACGATTATGACTTCGGTGTTAAAGGCGCAATCGCGAAAAAAAAGCCGGCCCGAAGGCCGGCTTATACGCGCAGCGTGAGCCGCGATTCGCTTATGCACCCAGTCGCTTCAGCGCCTCGTTCAGCGTCGCGCTGGGCCGCATGGCCTTGCTGGTCTTTTCCGTGTTCGGACGGTAGTAGCCACCGATGTCCTGCGCCTTGCCTTGCGCCGCGCCGAGTTCCTGCACGATCTTGGCTTCGTTGTCGGTCAGCGTCTTGGCGATGCCGGCGAACTTGGCCTGCAGGGCCTTGTCCTCGGTTTGCGCGGCCAGCGCCTGGGCCCAGTACAGCGCCAGGTAGAAGTGGCTGCCGCGGTTGTCCAGGCCACCGACCTTGCGCGCGGGCGACTTGTCGTTGTCCAGGAACTTGCCGGTGGCTTCGTCCAGCGTCTTGGCCAGCACGCGTGCGCCGGCGTTGCCGTG
Proteins encoded in this region:
- a CDS encoding autotransporter outer membrane beta-barrel domain-containing protein, producing MSKLHKPMAPAALMAALAFVMATFAAHGASPVVIGAGKTDTTRRTISGTDSVTIQAGGTINTSGTSLTMDTSVPAPGISIVNAGTLKSGNRGIDTNGSTAGSPFNFTLTNGAGGLITTSDDSVRINGDIAVGRIVIENAGTITSASGQAIDFDKINTAGNVVINNRAGGLIQAQDADAIRPGEGGMVNNWGSIVANAPANTSGDPDNDPSNDGVDLQGHAASVHNYAGGLISGARHGITSDVNVDVINEAGGTIIGRNGSGVGSDGDGRVVNRGTITGAIDTTSVNGDGDGVDIDGKADITNYGTIQGVGAKGQKDGSPNNSEGVAAGGGTIRNLTAQSIISGQANGILIDDSAEGAAPHATTLVNEGTIRGVTGFAIKIVGTQADNVTNSGLIEGGNGLALDLGGGDDTLNLRTGSRIVGLVDGGAGNDTVNLIGSGTFAGAVNFENLTVSGGSWVLTGNQQYAHGVTVAQGGSLDVQGALGGTLTIAQGALLNGNGTLGSVQVAGTIAPGHSIGTLTLTGDYAQLAGSTYQVEVANAGQSDLIEVAGTASLAGNVTVTPMPGTQITPGLRYTILSAGQGVSGSYGSISSATQMLFLQPALSYDPNHVYVAFDRNATRYADIARTGNQRAVANGADSQPYGQFVHDTIALMNDPQDARAAFDSLSGEIHASLETSLLEDSHFARDAINNRLRAAFADGAAAPARLAGAGDATPLPAPSRSAVWGQAYGAWGDIDGNGNAAKLDRSIGGFMFGADFPVASNWRAGVAAGYDRTDLNVDGRASSADIDSYTLAAYAGTQVGGLALRLGAANTWHRIDTQRDVAFAGFTGARDKATYDGDTAQVFGEAGYALQYGTATFEPYAGIAYANLHTQRFDEDGDTGLSGRSDNTGVTYTTLGLRASQRLEAGGTTAILHGMVGWRHAFGSTTPTATQSLPAGSPFTVSGVPVAVDAAILEAGLNVQVARNVRVDLSYQGQLGDGVRQNGVAANVKVRF